The stretch of DNA TCAGATGGTTACCACCCGCGACGACAGTCTGATAGCCCCACGCGTGCTATCCGTTCCCGTGACACGCTCGGCGGACGGATCGACCGGAGGGTCGCTGGTCGTCGTCTCCAACCGGGAGCCGTACAGCCACGAGTGGGTCGGCGACGCAGTCGCGGACCCCGACGAGTCGGACACCAGGGTCACCGCCGCGACCGGCGGCCTCACGAGCGCGCTCGATCCGATCCTGCGGTCGCGGGGCGGGACCTGGGTCGCCTGGGCCAGCGGCGGGGCCGATATGGCCGTGGCGGACGACGGCGAGGTCGGGGTCCCGCCCGACGAGGAACGCTACACGCTCCGTCGGGTCCCGCTGTCCGAGTCCGCCGTCGAGGGGTACTACGACGGCTACGCGAACCAGGTGCTCTGGCCGCTCTGTCACGAGGACACCGGCCGGATCTGGGCGGCACCGTCGTTCTGGACGCAGTACCGCGCGGTCAACGAGCGGTTCGCAGAGGCCGTCGTCGACGTGACCGAGGCCGACCAGCGCGTGTGGTTCCAGGACTACCACCTCGCGCTGGCACCGCGGCGGGTCCGGGAGGCCCGACCCGACGCGACCCTGCACCACTTCTGGCACATCCCCTGGCCGGCCCCGGGCGTGTTCGCGCACTGCCCGCACGGTGGGGACGTCCTCGACGGCCTGTTGGCCTGTGACGCCGTCGGCTTCCACACCGCCGAGTACGCGGCGGAGTTCTGTCGCACCGCCGACGCGACGTTCCCCGACGCCACCGTCGACGTCGACTCGGGCGTCGTCCGGCGGGACGGCCACGAGACCCGCGCGGTCGCGAACCCGCTCGGCATCGAAGCCGATGGGGTCCGACGCCGTGCCGGGGCGGCCGACACCGACGCGGTCCGACGGGACGTGCTCGGCGACGCGCTCCCCGACCCCTCGATACCGCTCGTCCTCGGCGTGGAGCGGCTCGACTACACGAAGGGCATCCTCGAACGCTT from Haloarcula litorea encodes:
- a CDS encoding alpha,alpha-trehalose-phosphate synthase (UDP-forming), which gives rise to MVTTRDDSLIAPRVLSVPVTRSADGSTGGSLVVVSNREPYSHEWVGDAVADPDESDTRVTAATGGLTSALDPILRSRGGTWVAWASGGADMAVADDGEVGVPPDEERYTLRRVPLSESAVEGYYDGYANQVLWPLCHEDTGRIWAAPSFWTQYRAVNERFAEAVVDVTEADQRVWFQDYHLALAPRRVREARPDATLHHFWHIPWPAPGVFAHCPHGGDVLDGLLACDAVGFHTAEYAAEFCRTADATFPDATVDVDSGVVRRDGHETRAVANPLGIEADGVRRRAGAADTDAVRRDVLGDALPDPSIPLVLGVERLDYTKGILERFAALEHLWETHPERRGTFTYVQKASRTRESIPAYSDYRAAVHDAVDRLAERFGTDDWRPVVLTERRLDRDTLAGLYRAADVALVTPHRDGMNLVAHEYPVACVDGEGVLVLSELAGAATTLDGALTVNPHDVEAIAGAIDRALGLDDDERRARLDRLCATVDDLAGDGWVERQFDAEERA